The proteins below are encoded in one region of Candidatus Thermoplasmatota archaeon:
- the amrS gene encoding AmmeMemoRadiSam system radical SAM enzyme, whose translation MIKEASFWHGNGKIKCYLCPHGCVIPKGKRGICGVRENRDGKLYTLIHSLCSSVYPDPIEKKPLFHFHPGTTALSLGTVGCNLKCLYCQNYTISQAKPEDHILTDVPPEEAVKKAKEYGCEGIAWTYNEPTIWWEYTYDSAKIAKREGLYTVYVTNGFAGKDAIKEISPYLDAANVDIKAMNEEFYKKICKARLQPVLDACKMYKEMEVHLEITYLVIPGRNDSEKEIKKFSKWVIDEIGNGTPTHFSAFYPHYRMMDVPPTPMKTLLRAYDIAKSEGLDYIYIGNVPHGQYENTFCPACENKIIERYGFSAKIVGLKDGKCTKCGKKMGIIV comes from the coding sequence ATGATAAAGGAAGCAAGTTTCTGGCATGGAAATGGTAAAATAAAATGTTACCTCTGTCCCCATGGATGTGTCATTCCAAAAGGAAAGAGGGGAATATGCGGCGTAAGAGAGAACAGAGATGGAAAGTTATATACCCTCATACATTCATTGTGCTCGTCCGTTTATCCGGATCCAATAGAAAAAAAACCCCTTTTCCATTTTCATCCAGGCACGACTGCCCTTTCTCTAGGTACCGTGGGATGCAACCTTAAATGCTTATATTGCCAGAATTACACAATCTCACAGGCAAAACCAGAGGATCACATCCTGACAGACGTCCCTCCAGAAGAGGCGGTAAAAAAAGCGAAGGAATATGGGTGTGAGGGGATAGCATGGACATATAATGAGCCGACGATATGGTGGGAGTATACTTATGATTCTGCAAAAATTGCCAAGAGAGAAGGGCTGTACACCGTATATGTTACCAACGGCTTTGCAGGTAAAGATGCAATAAAAGAAATTTCTCCTTATCTGGATGCGGCAAATGTTGATATAAAGGCTATGAATGAAGAATTTTACAAAAAAATTTGTAAGGCAAGGCTTCAGCCAGTTCTGGATGCATGCAAGATGTATAAAGAGATGGAAGTGCATCTGGAAATCACTTATCTTGTAATCCCAGGCCGTAACGATTCCGAAAAAGAAATTAAAAAATTCTCTAAATGGGTTATCGATGAAATTGGTAATGGTACACCTACGCATTTTTCTGCTTTTTACCCCCATTACAGAATGATGGATGTTCCACCGACTCCAATGAAAACATTGCTCAGGGCATATGATATTGCAAAAAGTGAAGGCCTTGATTATATTTACATTGGAAATGTTCCTCATGGGCAGTACGAAAATACTTTTTGTCCTGCATGCGAAAATAAAATAATAGAAAGATATGGTTTTTCAGCAAAAATAGTCGGACTGAAAGATGGCAAATGTACCAAATGCGGAAAAAAAATGGGCATAATAGTATAG
- a CDS encoding formate--phosphoribosylaminoimidazolecarboxamide ligase produces MGIKKILEGYDKNNISIATVCSHSSLQIFNGARKEGFNSVGIAIKSPPRFYDCFPLGRPDEFLVIDDYKKMNDYAPKLQEKNAVIVPHGSFVEYMGAKNFEKLELPIFGNRDVLEWESDRDKEREWLEGAGLEMPKIVEDPRDISVPIIVKYHGAKGGKGFFIAKNYQDFKKKVDREKPYIVQEFLVGTRYYIHYFYSPILKEGYRVGKGTLQVLSVDRRDETNIDEAHRLGSISELEDMGIKPAFVVTGNIPIVMRESLLQKVFDMGEKVVKKSYELFGGVIGPFCLETVVTEELAFKVFEISARIVAGTNFYISGSPYADLIQPDLSTGQRISQEIKMAIEEEKLEEIIT; encoded by the coding sequence ATGGGGATAAAGAAAATACTTGAGGGATACGATAAAAACAACATTTCCATTGCAACGGTGTGCTCTCACTCTTCCCTGCAAATTTTTAATGGGGCCAGAAAAGAAGGCTTCAACAGCGTAGGGATAGCAATAAAATCTCCGCCCCGTTTTTATGATTGCTTTCCTCTGGGCAGGCCAGATGAATTTCTCGTAATCGACGACTACAAAAAAATGAATGATTATGCCCCAAAACTTCAGGAAAAGAACGCAGTGATAGTTCCCCATGGCTCCTTCGTTGAATATATGGGTGCGAAAAATTTTGAAAAGCTTGAGCTGCCGATATTCGGAAACAGGGATGTCCTTGAATGGGAATCTGATAGGGATAAAGAGAGGGAATGGCTTGAGGGAGCGGGGCTTGAAATGCCGAAGATTGTTGAAGATCCGAGGGACATATCGGTTCCCATCATCGTAAAATATCACGGGGCAAAAGGTGGAAAAGGCTTTTTTATCGCAAAGAACTATCAGGATTTTAAGAAAAAGGTAGATAGAGAGAAACCATACATCGTTCAGGAATTTTTGGTGGGAACACGCTACTATATCCATTATTTTTACTCTCCCATTCTAAAGGAAGGGTATAGGGTGGGAAAAGGAACACTGCAGGTTCTGTCAGTGGACAGGAGAGATGAAACAAATATTGACGAGGCGCACCGCCTGGGTTCCATTTCAGAACTGGAGGACATGGGCATCAAGCCGGCATTTGTCGTAACTGGAAATATTCCAATCGTCATGCGTGAGTCTCTTCTCCAGAAAGTTTTTGACATGGGGGAAAAAGTCGTCAAAAAATCCTATGAACTTTTTGGGGGGGTAATCGGCCCGTTCTGCCTTGAAACTGTTGTGACGGAGGAGCTTGCTTTCAAAGTTTTTGAGATATCAGCAAGAATCGTAGCAGGAACAAATTTTTATATCTCTGGTTCCCCTTATGCCGACCTAATTCAGCCTGACTTATCTACAGGACAGAGAATATCACAGGAAATAAAAATGGCTATAGAGGAAGAAAAACTCGAGGAAATCATAACATAG
- a CDS encoding CoA-binding protein, whose protein sequence is MDEFFDPVGVAIVGASSRPGKIGYEILKNVLSSQKKVYPVNPSAENILGVKCYPSVSSIKERVNLAVVATPSGKILDVVEDCRKKGIRAMVIISGGFKEVGNKEMEEKMVKAAKRHGMRIIGPNCIGIYNAKNGFNTFFQKGMGLPEYGNVAILTQSGTIGIGLLEKFAGNMGISKFVSYGNRADVDEIDMMKYLEKDDDTDVIAIYMESIKNGRKFFEELPDKPVIILKSGRTPLGENAAALHTGAMATNYNIFKGAARQYGAVTADSFEEFYDIIRIIATQPLPHGGKVGIITNGAGPCVIAADHIYNSKNLSLPELGRNMISEKLPSFAILSNPLDLTGSARAEHFLEGIRAMENDINIDIIMPFFVFQDAPLTDSLNKLYEGVKKLEHKKPIVAVSIGGGQEVEMMKHGIPLLEEPVRAIKSLDKIVGYARWKNENRSS, encoded by the coding sequence ATGGATGAATTTTTTGATCCTGTGGGAGTAGCGATAGTTGGGGCTTCCTCCCGCCCGGGGAAAATAGGCTATGAAATATTGAAAAATGTTCTTTCGTCCCAGAAGAAAGTTTATCCTGTAAATCCCAGCGCAGAAAATATCCTGGGAGTGAAATGTTATCCATCGGTAAGCTCCATAAAGGAAAGAGTTAACCTTGCTGTTGTTGCCACACCTTCGGGCAAAATTCTTGATGTTGTCGAGGATTGCAGAAAAAAGGGAATAAGGGCCATGGTCATCATATCCGGCGGATTTAAAGAAGTGGGAAACAAAGAGATGGAAGAAAAAATGGTGAAAGCCGCAAAAAGACATGGGATGCGTATAATAGGCCCGAACTGCATCGGAATATATAACGCAAAAAACGGATTCAATACCTTCTTTCAGAAAGGCATGGGCTTGCCAGAATATGGGAATGTGGCAATATTGACGCAATCCGGAACGATAGGAATCGGGCTGCTGGAAAAATTTGCGGGCAACATGGGAATATCAAAATTTGTTTCATACGGCAACAGGGCTGATGTGGATGAAATTGATATGATGAAATATCTCGAAAAGGATGACGATACCGACGTAATAGCCATTTATATGGAAAGCATAAAGAACGGCAGGAAATTTTTTGAGGAACTGCCCGACAAGCCTGTCATCATATTAAAATCTGGCAGAACTCCTCTCGGGGAAAATGCTGCCGCCCTGCATACGGGGGCTATGGCAACAAACTATAACATATTCAAAGGAGCTGCCAGGCAGTACGGAGCTGTAACTGCGGACAGTTTCGAGGAATTTTATGACATAATAAGGATAATTGCGACACAACCCCTGCCCCACGGCGGGAAAGTGGGCATAATAACAAATGGTGCAGGCCCATGTGTTATCGCAGCCGACCACATATATAATTCAAAAAATCTCAGCCTGCCGGAATTGGGCAGAAACATGATTTCGGAGAAATTGCCATCGTTCGCAATCTTATCGAATCCTCTGGATCTTACAGGGAGTGCAAGGGCAGAACATTTCCTTGAAGGTATAAGAGCAATGGAAAACGATATCAACATAGATATCATCATGCCGTTTTTTGTTTTTCAGGATGCGCCTCTTACAGACTCATTGAATAAATTGTATGAGGGCGTAAAAAAACTCGAGCATAAGAAACCGATAGTGGCAGTATCAATAGGCGGGGGACAGGAAGTGGAAATGATGAAGCACGGCATCCCTTTATTGGAGGAGCCGGTCAGGGCGATAAAATCACTGGATAAAATAGTTGGATACGCAAGGTGGAAAAATGAGAATCGCAGTTCTTGA
- a CDS encoding PRC-barrel domain-containing protein: MKVMENDLRGKKVMSDEGMYLGTLRNITVDERTGKLEDILVEPSDKIDPRLYHQNEKGYLLFPFESVKSVRDVIVVGEE; this comes from the coding sequence ATGAAGGTAATGGAGAATGACTTGAGAGGTAAAAAAGTTATGAGCGATGAGGGCATGTATCTCGGGACGCTTCGCAACATAACTGTTGACGAGAGAACGGGGAAACTGGAGGATATCCTTGTAGAGCCCTCTGATAAGATAGACCCTCGCCTTTATCATCAGAATGAAAAGGGGTATCTGCTGTTTCCATTTGAATCAGTAAAATCTGTGAGAGACGTAATAGTGGTAGGAGAAGAATAA